The following proteins are encoded in a genomic region of Cryptomeria japonica chromosome 11, Sugi_1.0, whole genome shotgun sequence:
- the LOC131032490 gene encoding 30-kDa cleavage and polyadenylation specificity factor 30 isoform X1, whose protein sequence is MEDVEGGLTFDFEEGVKIAPTFGKPPLFSNGLNLIAPSNLPPTSNLAVNSNLVLSFDAGRNTTFVKSGSKNTRQTVCRHWLKGLCMKGDACEYLHQYDKSRMPICRNFLRFGKCHEEDCEYKHINEETKECFIKDALAAMTG, encoded by the exons ATGGAGGATGTCGAGGGAGGTCTGACGTTTGATTTTGAGGAGGGAGTAAAGATAGCTCCCACTTTTGGTAAACCCCCATTGTTTTCAAATGGTCTAAATTTGATTGCTCCTTCAAATTTGCCTCCTACTTCGAATTTGGCTGTTAATTCAAATTTGGTGTTATCTTTTGATGCGGGTAGAAATACAACCTTTGTTAAGTCTGGGAGTAAGAATACCAGGCAGACTGTTTGCAGACACTGGCTTAAAGGATTGTGTATGAAAGGCGATGCTTGTGAGTATTTGCATCAGTATGATAAGAGCCGGATGCCAATCTGTCGAAACTTTTTGCGGTTTGGAAAGTGCCACGAGGAGGACTGTGAGTACAAGCACATCAACGAAGAGACGAAAGAGTGTTTTAT AAAAGATGCACTTGCAGCAATGACTGGTTAA
- the LOC131032490 gene encoding 30-kDa cleavage and polyadenylation specificity factor 30 isoform X2, giving the protein MEDVEGGLTFDFEEGVKIAPTFGKPPLFSNGLNLIAPSNLPPTSNLAVNSNLVLSFDAGRNTTFVKSGSKNTRQTVCRHWLKGLCMKGDACEYLHQYDKSRMPICRNFLRFGKCHEEDCEYKHINEETKECFI; this is encoded by the exons ATGGAGGATGTCGAGGGAGGTCTGACGTTTGATTTTGAGGAGGGAGTAAAGATAGCTCCCACTTTTGGTAAACCCCCATTGTTTTCAAATGGTCTAAATTTGATTGCTCCTTCAAATTTGCCTCCTACTTCGAATTTGGCTGTTAATTCAAATTTGGTGTTATCTTTTGATGCGGGTAGAAATACAACCTTTGTTAAGTCTGGGAGTAAGAATACCAGGCAGACTGTTTGCAGACACTGGCTTAAAGGATTGTGTATGAAAGGCGATGCTTGTGAGTATTTGCATCAGTATGATAAGAGCCGGATGCCAATCTGTCGAAACTTTTTGCGGTTTGGAAAGTGCCACGAGGAGGACTGTGAGTACAAGCACATCAACGAAGAGACGAAAGAGTGTTTTAT ATAA